The Eptesicus fuscus isolate TK198812 chromosome 20, DD_ASM_mEF_20220401, whole genome shotgun sequence genome contains the following window.
CTGTGGTCTTGGCACAGCATGGCACTGTGTGATGGGCAGAGGTGGGGGATCTTATTGACCTTTCATCGCCAGTCCCCAGACTTCTCTCACTCCCCACCGCTCCCTAAACCCCAAAGGTAggtggccctgctgggcggggctgCATGGCTCAGTGTCTGTGACTCTCAGCTCCCTCGCCTGCCCTGAGGGACCCCCTCGGCGGGTGGGGAATGTGGGGCTTTGCTGGCAGCCGGGATCCACCGGGCCTAGCTACCTGCTGCGAAGCCAGACAGGtctgagcccctgccctgggtggcaggcatttaaaatgaaatacaaacaaTCGGACCGCGCGCGCAGAGGGCAGAAACCGGGGGCGCCTGGTTCCGGGGCGCCGGCTGGGGAGGCGCGGCTGGCGGCGGGCTCTAATAGGCGTTCTCCAGCTCCGCCTGGTTGGCTTTGGCGCCCCGGGCGCGGGGCCGCAGCTTCCGGCCCTTCTGCGGCCGCGCGGCCTCCGGCCCGAAGTCCTTGAGCTCCGACTGGTTGTGGGAGCGGGTGAGGCGCTTGCACTTGCACGAGGCCACCAGGCGCACCTTGCGCGCGCGGGGCGCCGCGCCGCCGGGACACAGCAGCTGCACCCGCTGCGCGCGGTAGCGGTCGGGGATGCAGCGGAAGTCGGGCCCGTTCGGGCGCCACCACTTGCCCCGGCCGATCGCGTTGGGCAGCAGGCGCGCCGGGCCGCACTGGCCGGAGCACACCAGCTCGGTGACCGGCTTGGCGCTGCGGCAGGACCCGTCGGTCACGTAGCGGGTGAAGTGCAGCTCGCGGCAGCTGTACTCGGACACGTCTGCGGAGAGAGGCGCGAGTGAGGGCAGAGGCCCGGCCCAACCACTCCTCCCGGTCTGGCCAGCTCCCTCCACACCACCTCGCCTTCCCCAAACCCGCCTCTCTCCAGGCGCTTTTGCCCCTGGACATCTATTATGGGAAGGGCCCAGCTGGTGGAAAGATTTCCCCTAAAACTtgggagttctttctttttttccccctgcggTTCAAATACCGGGTCCattactgtgtgatcttggggaaacgacttaacctctctgtgcttgctatctgtaaaatggattgtCCTGAGGATTCCGTGGGTTAATCCGTTACATACACGGTATAATGCAGGGGACACCACCAAGCACGCAGTAAGAGCTGGAAGTGTTGGCTGTTATGAGTTATTATTGCGCTCCAAGGAGGACCTCTTTGCTATACTTAAGTCACACCTGTGCCGCAGGGCCCCTGACCGTGGCAAGGTTGATACTAGCCGCACAATTTGCATGCCTCTGGCTTCTCCCGAATTCCTTTTCCAGACACTTGGGAGGGGCCGTGAGGTGCTGGAGAGAGGAGTAGGGGTTAATTGGAGGTAATAAATCAGGGCAGCTGCTGCGGAGGAgagggatggaagggagggagagaggaggagacgTCATTAGACTTGAAAGGAGCCAAAGGCAGCATGCCCAGCCCCCTCCTTTGCACCGAGagcactgaagcccagagagggaaaaGCACTTGCCCAAAAGGCAGAGCTGGGTCTCCAGACTCCACTTCCCTGGGGCCCAGCACCACTTGGCTCCCACATGGGTGGAAGCTGTGTGCACAGGCTgcgctggggcgggagggggtgtgtgtgcttTTTACTATAGTTACTCCCCTACCAGAGA
Protein-coding sequences here:
- the SOST gene encoding sclerostin, whose protein sequence is MQLSLALCLVCLLVHAAFRAVEAQGWQAFKNDATEIIPELGEYPEPPPELENNKTMNRAENGGRPPHHPFETKDVSEYSCRELHFTRYVTDGSCRSAKPVTELVCSGQCGPARLLPNAIGRGKWWRPNGPDFRCIPDRYRAQRVQLLCPGGAAPRARKVRLVASCKCKRLTRSHNQSELKDFGPEAARPQKGRKLRPRARGAKANQAELENAY